In Candidatus Sericytochromatia bacterium, the DNA window AGGCCGCGCTCCGGACTGGCGCACCCGGTCGCGACGCCGACCACGGACAAACTGGCAGCGGTGGCCCAGCGGGCCCAGTCGCGAGGACTTCGAGCGTGTGACATGGAGCGCCTCCTTATGCTGGTGAGCGGGAACTGAACTTGAGTCAGGGTTGGGCTGGCGGCAGTTCTCCTGCCTTGACGCCCGCTGCGGCGAAAAACTCCTGGGAATCCTTGATCAAGAAGGTGGGGTGGTCGGTGATCGCGATGTCTTCACTCCGCACGAACGTCGGCATGTCGTTCAGGAATTTGCTGATGATGACCATGGAATCCTTGACCGGCTCGCGTTTGAACCACGCAATGACCTTCTTGTCGAAGATCCCATTGGCATCCGCTTCGAAGGCCATGTCCCGAAAAGGGTCCACCACCTTGTCCGCGATGGTGAGACCATCCGCCATGGGTTTCAGCCGATTGACGTCGGCCATCACCATGTTGACGACCACCTTCTGCCCCGGCTGGAACCCTTCGCCGTGCAGGAAGACTTCCTCCGGAAAATCCGCGAAGTAGACCGCCCGTTGCTTGTACACAGGCGGATTGCTGACGGGTTTGTCGAGGCCGACCGCAAACACGATCGGGCCCTTCCGCACCGCGAAATTGACCTGACCGACCTGTAGATTGGACTCCAACTCGATCAACTGAAGCACGAACTCGCCCGTCACCACGACGGATTTCCCGGGCGTGACGGCCACGTTGTAAAAGCCGGTGTGCGGATATTCCACGAACTTGCCCTGAGGCCCCTGCATGTTGCCCGCCTCATCCGCCGTGAATTCCTGCTTGGATTCCACGCCGTTGGGCCACTTGAGCAGCACGCGGTGCTTCGTCGTGGGTTTGAGCCCGGTCGCCTCCACGAAGACGGTATTGCCCGGGAAAAAGTAGCTGGCCGCCACCCCGTCGGCCGTCATCACGCGCATGTTGACCTTGCTGCCCGGCAACGCACTCAGGGGCTTCTCGCCAGGAAGAGGCGTCAACGTTCCACGAACCACCTCCCCCGTCTGAGGGTCCAAGCCCTGTCCCGTGGCGGGATTGACCGGAGGCAGGTTGGCTGTGCCCGGCGCCAGCAGTTTGTCGTGCTGGAGCGGGTCCGCCCCTCCACCGGACTGGCGGGAAGCCGCGCCGGTTCCAGCCGTCCCGGCCGCGCCCCCGCGGGGACTTCCAGGATTGGTCGCACCACCGGCGGGGGGAGCCGCCTCGCCGGACTTGCCTCTCGCCTTGGCGGCACTCCCGGTCCCCTGTTGCGCAGAAAGTGGCCCCAGGCTGCCTGAGCAACCGAGCAGGAGGCCCACGGCGAACGTCATCACGGTCTGATAGATAGGGGGCTTGATCACGCCTGTACTCCCATTTGCTGCGCGGTGACCGTTCCGTTCCGGTCAGGGAAAAAACCGTTTGAAGCGGATGTTGTAGAAGTCCAGCGAGGCCTCACCGACCACGTCCTCCAGCACCGTGAAGTCTGGTGCGATGATGTAGACCTGCGGCACCCGTTTGACGAGGTAAGCCTCCGGCGCCTTCCAGGTGGGGTCGTGAAAGAGGGGCATGGAGACGTTGTAGGTCGACGCGAAAGCCGCCACCTCGCCAGCCGACGCGGAGGTGGACTCGACCGGCAGCACGACCCCATCAGGGGCGCGTTTGGCGGCGAACTCCTGCAGCTTGGGAACCTCTCTCGCACAGACCTTGCAGGTGCGAGAAAAAAAGGTCAGCAGGATGAAACGCCCGCGCCACTCCTCCAGGTTCCGGGAGCGCCCTTCCGCATCGAGAAACGCGATGTTGGGGGCGGATGCTCCCATCACGACCATCGTGCGAGATTCCTTGGGCCCCGGCGTGACCGACACGGCCGAGGGTGCGGTCGACGGAGTCAACGACGGAACGCCGGCCACCCCGCTGGCTGGAGGAAGTGGCGAGGGCGCGGATTCGGGTGGCCGGACGGTCAAGCTGTCCGAGGACACACGCGGCGGGGGGACCTGAGCGCGGTTGGAAGCCGGCTGAGATTTCCCGATCTCGTATGTTGAACAGGCAGGCCCGCTCAAGCAGACAACCATCAGCAAGCCTGTCAACGTGACCCGAGACGAGTCTTGATTGCGCAATGAGCCATCCCCCGTTGATATCATACCCAGTCCCTGTGCGCATGAACCCGGCGGGGCCGACACACGCCTCCGAATATGACCGCGCGAAATTTGCACCCTCATGGGCTCGAACGCTTGCTAGGAGGGAGTTTCAGCGTTCCGAATTTTTGAAGACAATGCT includes these proteins:
- a CDS encoding TlpA disulfide reductase family protein gives rise to the protein MGASAPNIAFLDAEGRSRNLEEWRGRFILLTFFSRTCKVCAREVPKLQEFAAKRAPDGVVLPVESTSASAGEVAAFASTYNVSMPLFHDPTWKAPEAYLVKRVPQVYIIAPDFTVLEDVVGEASLDFYNIRFKRFFP